The proteins below are encoded in one region of Lactuca sativa cultivar Salinas chromosome 3, Lsat_Salinas_v11, whole genome shotgun sequence:
- the LOC111876869 gene encoding cytochrome P450 85A1 — protein MAIFTVIIGVVLGLCLLSTFLLRWNEMKYKKKGLPPGTMGWPLFGETTDFLKQGPSFMKNQRARYGSVFKSHILGCPTIVSMDPELNRFILMNEGKGILPGYPQSMLDILGKSNIAAVHGSAHKNMRGALLSLVSPSVIRDQILSKIDEFMRSHLLNWNNQIIDIQEKTKEMALLSSLRQISGTESSLLSKEFMREFFNLVVGTLSLPINLPNTNYHRGLQARKNIVRMLEELIDERRRSQETHKDMLGLLMSGVENRYKLSDEEMIDQIITILYSGYETVSTTSMMAVKYLHDHPRVLEELRKEHLGIRERKMAEDPLDWNDYKSMKFTRAVIFETSRLATIVNGVLRKTTKEMELNGFVIPEGWRIYVYTREINYDPCLYPDPYTFNPWRWLDRSLETQNYFFLFGGGTRQCPGKELGIAEISTFLHYFVTKYRWEEVGGDKLMKFPRVEAPNGLHIRVSDMHK, from the exons ATGGCTATTTTCACAGTTATTATTGGAGTTGTATTGGGACTTTGCCTCTTGAGCACTTTCCTTTTGAGATGGAATGAGATGAAGTACAAGAAGAAAGGCCTACCCCCTGGTACCATGGGTTGGCCACTTTTTGGTGAGACCACTGATTTCCTCAAACAAGGCCCCAGCTTCATGAAAAACCAGAGAGCAag GTATGGAAGCGTGTTCAAATCTCATATCTTGGGTTGCCCTACAATTGTCTCAATGGACCCAGAACTTAATAGATTCATTCTCATGAATGAAGGCAAAGGAATCCTTCCTGGATACCCTCAATCCATGCTCGATATTTTGGGTAAATCGAATATCGCTGCTGTTCATGGCTCTGCTCACAAGAACATGAGAGGTGCATTGTTATCACTTGTTAGCCCCTCAGTCATCAGAGACCAAATCCTCTCCAaaatcgacgagttcatgagaTCCCATCTTCTTAATTGGAATAATCAAATCATCGACATTCAAGAAAAGACCAAAGAG ATGGCGCTTTTATCATCACTCAGACAAATTTCTGGAACTGAATCTTCCTTATTATCGAAAGAATTCATGCGTGAATTCTTCAACCTTGTTGTCGGGACTCTTTCGCTTCCGATTAACCTCCCAAACACAAACTATCATCGCGGATTACAG GCTAGGAAGAACATTGTGAGAATGTTGGAGGAATTGATTGATGAAAGAAGACGTTCTCAAGAAACCCATAAAGATATGCTTGGTTTGTTGATGAGTGGTGTGGAAAACAGATATAAATTGAGCGATGAAGAGATGATTGATCAGATAATTACGATTTTGTATTCTGGGTATGAGACAGTTTCGACTACTTCAATGATGGCTGTGAAGTATCTTCATGATCATCCAAGAGTTCTTGAAGAACTTAGA AAAGAACATTTGGGAATCAGAGAGAGAAAAATGGCAGAGGACCCACTTGACTGGAATGACTACAAGTCCATGAAGTTCACTCGTGCG GTGATATTTGAGACCTCCAGATTGGCAACCATTGTTAATGGAGTTTTGAGAAAGACTACAAAGGAAATGGAACTCAATG GGTTTGTGATTCCCGAAGGATGGAGAATATATGTATATACAAGAGAGATTAATTATGACCCGTGTCTATATCCGGATCCGTATACTTTCAACCCATGGAGATGGCTG GATCGAAGCTTGGAAACACAAAATTATTTCTTCCTCTTTGGAGGGGGGACAAGACAATGTCCTGGAAAAGAACTTGGCATAGCGGAAATCTCCACTTTTCTTCATTACTTTGTAACTAAATACAG ATGGGAAGAAGTGGGAGGAGACAAACTCATGAAATTTCCAAGAGTTGAAGCCCCAAATGGACTACATATTAGGGTTTCGGATatgcacaaataa